One stretch of Siphonobacter curvatus DNA includes these proteins:
- a CDS encoding rhodanese-like domain-containing protein, with translation MDISVQELKERLDKGEKINLIDVRNPDEYEEQNLGGTLIPLGDLPDRIDELEPMKNEEVIIHCRSGARSARAQQFLESQGFTNVRNVLGGILAYNEIESK, from the coding sequence ATGGATATTTCTGTGCAGGAACTGAAGGAACGCCTCGACAAAGGTGAAAAAATAAACCTGATTGATGTTCGCAATCCCGACGAGTACGAAGAGCAAAACCTGGGTGGTACGCTGATTCCGCTGGGCGATCTGCCTGACCGGATCGACGAACTGGAACCGATGAAAAATGAAGAAGTCATTATTCACTGCCGTTCTGGTGCCCGCTCCGCCCGAGCTCAGCAGTTTTTGGAAAGTCAGGGCTTTACGAACGTTCGCAATGTACTGGGAGGCATTCTGGCGTACAACGAAATCGAATCGAAGTAA